In the genome of Fulvivirga maritima, one region contains:
- a CDS encoding T9SS type A sorting domain-containing protein yields MKKSLFFLLVISVFSANSLWATHLRSGEISYELIDESNFTYKITVKAYNDVNSEVRLGDGTLYFGDGTSMILPMVDTTRLNSQVGYSESSVTHSYGEPGNYLIQYAEANRNPNVINIGNSINTILYLESFIAINDEVVMSKKSPELLAPPVFTGQYGKEINVSLAVKNEQDLKIRYELVACKQWVNIEVEDYFIPEGVSVDPITGLFTWLPSEDDAIGEYNFALKIAQFALVDGEYQMVAFVVRDFQIILKDIDGAVKINDEDVEPIDNNNALVLEPNNSDSLYVYATMNSGEVNFEVFSDLENVEAEQLNDSLYLELEMTDELSRVNPYIVTVRVTYQVEPDSLVNDFNFLVYSQPTEEPDIEIPDTNELITANEEKYEVPLPYPNPAKDKIYLDKVFLPKEVKVVDMKGNVYSRTIVDHMIDISHLPAGVYILELANDRYQFIKE; encoded by the coding sequence ATGAAAAAATCACTTTTCTTCTTGCTCGTAATATCTGTTTTTTCTGCAAATAGCCTTTGGGCTACTCACCTTAGGAGTGGAGAGATATCATATGAGTTGATAGATGAAAGTAATTTCACTTATAAAATAACCGTAAAGGCATATAATGATGTCAATTCTGAGGTGAGACTAGGTGATGGCACTCTATACTTTGGTGATGGTACTTCTATGATTTTACCTATGGTAGATACTACCAGATTAAACTCACAAGTAGGCTATTCAGAAAGTTCAGTTACTCACAGCTACGGCGAGCCAGGTAATTATCTTATTCAGTATGCAGAGGCGAATAGAAACCCCAATGTTATCAACATAGGTAATTCGATTAACACAATTCTTTATTTGGAATCATTCATAGCGATAAATGATGAAGTCGTGATGTCAAAAAAGTCGCCTGAATTACTTGCACCCCCCGTTTTTACTGGCCAATATGGGAAAGAGATCAATGTATCTCTTGCGGTGAAAAATGAACAGGATTTGAAAATCCGCTATGAACTGGTGGCTTGTAAGCAGTGGGTGAATATAGAGGTGGAGGATTATTTTATTCCAGAAGGAGTATCTGTTGACCCAATTACAGGTTTGTTTACGTGGTTGCCTTCAGAAGATGATGCTATCGGAGAGTATAACTTTGCTTTAAAAATAGCTCAGTTTGCGTTAGTAGACGGAGAGTATCAGATGGTAGCTTTTGTAGTGCGCGATTTTCAGATTATTTTAAAAGATATAGATGGTGCTGTTAAAATCAACGATGAAGATGTGGAGCCTATTGACAATAATAACGCTTTAGTTTTGGAGCCAAATAATTCTGATTCTTTATATGTTTATGCTACCATGAATAGCGGGGAGGTCAATTTTGAAGTATTTAGTGATCTAGAAAATGTTGAGGCGGAACAACTGAATGATAGTCTTTATCTTGAACTGGAAATGACTGATGAGCTGAGCCGGGTTAACCCATATATAGTCACAGTAAGGGTTACATACCAAGTGGAACCCGATTCTTTGGTGAATGACTTTAACTTCTTGGTGTATAGCCAGCCCACCGAGGAGCCTGATATTGAAATACCTGATACTAATGAACTGATTACAGCTAACGAGGAAAAGTATGAAGTGCCGCTTCCTTACCCCAATCCAGCGAAAGATAAAATATATTTAGATAAGGTATTTTTACCCAAAGAGGTGAAGGTAGTAGATATGAAAGGAAATGTCTATTCTCGAACTATAG
- a CDS encoding 1-aminocyclopropane-1-carboxylate deaminase/D-cysteine desulfhydrase, with product MLTIHQEPEIKEISHNFLDHKKVKLFIKREDLIHPYVSGNKWRKLKYNLIQAKEEGHDTLLTFGGAYSNHIYATAAAAKEVGFKSIGIIRGEQHLPLNPTLSFVKEHGMQISYMDRSTYRLKKTEEVIQQLRDEFGDFYLVPEGGTNNLAIKGCEEIVDDEVRSFDYVCSASGTGGTISGIIVGMQGAGQMLGFSALKGDFLQKEVGDLLKGYGVDYQNWKVNTDYHFGGYAKINAELMSFIHRFREEHNLPLDPVYTGKMMFGLWDLIGMDYFEPGSKILAVHTGGLQGLKGFE from the coding sequence ATGCTTACAATACACCAAGAGCCTGAAATTAAAGAGATAAGTCATAATTTTTTAGATCATAAAAAGGTAAAGCTTTTTATAAAAAGAGAAGATCTTATTCACCCTTATGTCTCGGGTAATAAGTGGAGAAAGTTAAAGTACAACCTTATTCAGGCAAAAGAAGAAGGCCATGATACTTTACTCACTTTTGGCGGGGCTTATTCTAACCATATTTATGCTACTGCGGCGGCGGCTAAAGAAGTAGGCTTTAAGTCTATAGGAATTATACGCGGAGAGCAGCATTTGCCACTTAATCCTACGCTTAGTTTTGTGAAGGAGCATGGCATGCAAATTTCTTATATGGACAGAAGCACCTATCGATTAAAAAAGACAGAAGAGGTTATACAGCAACTTAGAGATGAGTTTGGTGACTTCTATCTGGTGCCTGAAGGAGGCACTAACAATCTTGCAATAAAAGGGTGTGAAGAAATTGTGGATGATGAGGTGCGGTCTTTTGATTATGTCTGTTCTGCTTCTGGTACTGGCGGCACCATTTCAGGAATTATTGTAGGCATGCAAGGAGCTGGGCAGATGCTTGGCTTTTCAGCTCTTAAAGGAGATTTCTTACAAAAAGAAGTAGGCGACCTTTTGAAGGGCTATGGCGTAGATTATCAAAACTGGAAAGTAAATACTGATTACCATTTTGGAGGCTATGCTAAGATTAACGCTGAGCTAATGTCATTTATACATAGATTTAGAGAAGAGCATAATCTGCCTTTAGACCCTGTGTATACTGGTAAAATGATGTTTGGGCTGTGGGATCTAATAGGTATGGATTACTTCGAGCCAGGTAGTAAAATTCTGGCAGTACATACAGGAGGGCTCCAAGGGCTAAAGGGTTTTGAGTGA
- a CDS encoding amidohydrolase: MKITLTLFLALCFSIAFSQSSLNKSAISKAENLESQVIEWRRYFHEHPELSNREFETSKKIAEYLTSLGMEVETGVAKTGVVGILKGGKPGPVVALRADIDGLPVTERTDVPFASKVTTEYEGVKTGVMHACGHDTHISILMGVATVLSEIKAQLPGTVKFIFQPAEEGAPAGEEGGADLMIKEGALEDPKPEVIFGLHISAGTPVGQINYKPGGAMAASDRFSIKVKGKQTHGSSPWNGVDPVVVSAQIINGLQTIISRQTMLTKEAAVITVGKINGGVRFNIVPEEVTLTGTIRTLDEGMQNMIHNKVRLTATKIAESAGATAEVTIQKMVPVTYNEPSLTDMMLPSLQRAAGQENVKLINAVTGAEDFSFFQEKIPGLYFFIGGQPLDSDKPEVTLGGHHTPDFYIDESGLITGMKAMLNLTIDYMQKKK; this comes from the coding sequence ATGAAAATTACCCTTACCTTATTTCTTGCCTTGTGCTTTTCTATTGCTTTTTCGCAATCATCATTAAACAAATCAGCCATAAGTAAAGCTGAGAATCTGGAGTCTCAGGTTATAGAGTGGCGCCGTTACTTTCATGAGCACCCTGAGCTCTCTAACCGTGAGTTTGAAACATCTAAAAAAATAGCCGAATACCTCACTTCTCTGGGTATGGAGGTAGAAACCGGAGTAGCTAAAACCGGAGTAGTAGGCATTTTGAAAGGGGGTAAACCTGGTCCGGTAGTAGCCCTAAGAGCAGATATTGATGGCCTTCCTGTAACTGAGCGTACTGATGTGCCCTTTGCCTCTAAAGTGACTACAGAATATGAGGGCGTAAAAACCGGAGTGATGCATGCCTGCGGCCATGACACGCACATTTCTATTTTAATGGGAGTAGCTACCGTATTGTCAGAAATTAAAGCTCAGCTGCCTGGTACGGTCAAGTTCATATTTCAGCCAGCAGAAGAAGGGGCTCCTGCCGGAGAAGAAGGAGGTGCTGACCTGATGATAAAAGAGGGCGCGCTCGAAGATCCTAAGCCTGAGGTTATCTTCGGTCTTCACATTAGTGCCGGTACTCCTGTGGGGCAAATTAATTATAAGCCCGGTGGCGCTATGGCTGCCTCTGATCGATTTTCTATAAAAGTAAAAGGGAAGCAAACCCATGGTTCTTCTCCCTGGAATGGGGTAGATCCGGTGGTGGTATCTGCTCAGATTATTAATGGTCTTCAAACTATTATCAGTAGGCAAACCATGCTTACCAAAGAGGCCGCTGTAATTACAGTAGGTAAAATTAATGGTGGTGTCCGTTTTAACATAGTGCCTGAAGAAGTAACCCTGACTGGCACCATTAGAACATTAGACGAGGGTATGCAAAATATGATTCATAACAAGGTGCGGCTTACAGCTACCAAAATAGCAGAAAGCGCCGGAGCTACTGCCGAGGTGACTATCCAAAAAATGGTGCCGGTAACCTATAACGAACCCTCTTTAACAGACATGATGCTGCCTTCATTACAAAGAGCGGCAGGCCAGGAAAATGTGAAGTTGATCAATGCGGTGACTGGTGCTGAAGATTTTTCGTTTTTTCAAGAAAAAATACCAGGATTATACTTCTTTATTGGCGGTCAGCCGTTGGATTCAGATAAACCTGAAGTAACTTTAGGCGGGCATCATACACCCGATTTTTATATTGATGAAAGTGGTTTAATCACTGGCATGAAAGCTATGCTTAATCTTACCATTGATTATATGCAGAAAAAGAAATAA
- a CDS encoding RNA polymerase sigma factor has translation MEAEQQTIHIYLVKRCQKGDRQAQNELYKLYVGAMYNICRRMMGEEEEAKDVLQDAFITAFSSISTLKKEVTFGAWLKRIVINHCLNALKKKKLLISELNEGFDMMEPEEEEVCEYCALESRKILQAIDHISEGCRTVMNLYLFEGYDHKEIAHILGITESASKAQYSKAKSKVRKILSLNT, from the coding sequence GTGGAGGCAGAACAACAAACGATACATATTTACCTGGTAAAACGGTGCCAAAAAGGAGACAGGCAAGCCCAAAATGAGCTTTATAAGCTCTATGTTGGGGCTATGTATAATATTTGTCGCCGTATGATGGGTGAAGAAGAAGAGGCTAAGGATGTGTTGCAAGATGCATTCATTACAGCATTTTCATCTATCAGCACGCTTAAGAAGGAGGTCACTTTTGGTGCTTGGTTAAAAAGGATAGTGATTAATCATTGCTTAAATGCACTCAAAAAGAAAAAGCTCCTGATATCTGAGCTCAATGAAGGTTTCGATATGATGGAGCCGGAAGAAGAGGAGGTATGCGAATATTGTGCTTTGGAAAGCAGAAAAATACTGCAAGCCATAGATCATATTTCTGAAGGGTGCCGTACAGTGATGAATCTTTATCTCTTTGAAGGTTATGACCACAAAGAGATAGCGCATATACTTGGAATTACTGAGTCTGCCTCTAAAGCGCAGTACAGTAAGGCGAAGAGTAAAGTAAGAAAAATATTGAGTCTAAATACCTGA
- a CDS encoding DUF6134 family protein — MLCGFIFSGINSYAQEHIYRVEWKGDSIGYMIAQKNVEGNITDYSIESKTKISMLLSFELSSSYQSQYESDHLKQSYCKNILNKKVKGETTVSYNGSGYQIKQKDEDDRVLTKSIKESIAALYFNEPKLSEVFSENYASFCAIKKLEDHTYELTKPDNNTNLYYFENGQCVGVTVHLNLATIKMTKIN, encoded by the coding sequence ATGTTATGTGGTTTTATTTTTAGTGGAATAAATTCATACGCACAAGAACACATATATAGGGTAGAATGGAAGGGAGACTCTATCGGCTATATGATAGCTCAGAAAAACGTAGAAGGAAACATTACCGATTACTCCATAGAGAGCAAAACAAAAATAAGTATGCTGCTCAGTTTTGAGCTCAGCTCTTCTTATCAATCTCAATATGAGAGTGATCATTTAAAGCAATCTTACTGCAAAAACATCCTTAATAAAAAAGTAAAGGGGGAAACCACCGTATCATACAACGGCTCCGGTTATCAGATAAAGCAAAAAGATGAAGACGACAGAGTTTTAACCAAATCTATTAAAGAAAGTATAGCAGCCCTGTATTTTAATGAGCCCAAGTTAAGCGAGGTCTTCTCTGAAAACTACGCTTCCTTTTGTGCAATAAAAAAACTGGAAGACCATACTTATGAATTAACAAAGCCTGATAACAATACAAACCTTTATTATTTTGAAAACGGTCAATGTGTTGGAGTGACAGTTCATCTGAATCTGGCCACGATAAAAATGACGAAAATCAATTAA
- a CDS encoding sterol desaturase family protein has protein sequence MEKEKFTVDQILSMDLPNIILYAAPVMLSLVAIEWIISYKQKKDYYDSKDTISAAVIGLVNVAMSAGLKIVTFGIILFFYNLVPWSIPPTWWSYILCIIWIDFWRYWAHRVGHENRFWWATHVTHHNSEKYNWSVAFRLSWTQHIKVIFFIPVALTGFHPVVFFICHQIEVLYQFWIHTEYIHKLPRPIEYIFTTPSHHRVHHSSDPKYLDKNYGSTLIIWDRIFGTFQPEEERPKYGLTEPVNTYNPITLNFHEWRDIFRDVKNSKSLKEAYHMMFGSPAQIAAEKKAAMEAAAHQEQKAA, from the coding sequence ATGGAAAAAGAAAAATTCACTGTTGATCAAATTTTATCCATGGATTTGCCTAACATTATTTTATATGCAGCACCTGTAATGCTGTCATTAGTGGCAATAGAATGGATAATAAGTTACAAGCAGAAAAAAGACTATTATGATTCGAAAGATACTATTTCTGCTGCTGTAATAGGTCTGGTAAATGTGGCTATGAGTGCAGGGTTAAAGATAGTTACCTTTGGTATTATTTTATTCTTTTATAATCTAGTGCCTTGGTCTATTCCTCCTACATGGTGGTCATATATACTATGCATCATCTGGATTGATTTCTGGAGATATTGGGCTCACAGAGTGGGACACGAAAACAGATTCTGGTGGGCAACACACGTTACACACCATAATTCAGAAAAGTACAACTGGTCTGTGGCGTTCCGTCTTAGCTGGACTCAGCACATTAAAGTTATATTCTTTATCCCGGTGGCGCTTACTGGTTTTCACCCGGTAGTATTCTTTATATGTCACCAGATAGAAGTTTTATATCAATTCTGGATTCATACCGAGTATATCCATAAGTTGCCTCGTCCTATTGAGTATATTTTCACTACACCGTCGCACCACAGAGTGCACCATTCTAGTGATCCTAAATACCTGGATAAAAACTATGGTTCTACCCTTATCATTTGGGATAGAATATTTGGTACATTTCAGCCAGAAGAAGAAAGACCTAAATACGGCCTTACAGAACCGGTAAACACTTACAACCCTATTACATTGAATTTTCACGAATGGCGTGATATTTTCAGAGATGTAAAGAACAGTAAGTCACTGAAAGAAGCTTATCATATGATGTTTGGTAGCCCGGCTCAAATAGCAGCAGAAAAGAAAGCAGCTATGGAAGCAGCAGCTCATCAAGAGCAAAAAGCGGCTTAA
- a CDS encoding ABC transporter ATP-binding protein, which yields MIKIQGVRKHYKDNIVLNLPTIQIEGGSTVGIVGNNGAGKTTMFRVILDLIMPNDGEVLLKDIPVKGKDEWKSFTSSFLDEGFLISFLTPDEYFAFVGGLHKMSPADISLALQRFVNIFNDEVLGKKKYIRDLSKGNQKKVGIASAFLGNPEIIILDEPFANLDPSTQIKLKKLLIEYRNDHPVTYLISSHDLTHVTEVCDRIIVLEKGEVIKDLNTSPSTLTELQEYFNNG from the coding sequence ATGATAAAAATACAAGGGGTAAGAAAGCATTATAAGGATAATATTGTGCTTAATTTGCCCACCATTCAAATAGAAGGAGGTAGTACCGTAGGAATAGTGGGGAATAATGGAGCCGGTAAAACTACCATGTTTCGGGTTATTCTGGATTTGATCATGCCTAATGATGGAGAAGTGCTGCTCAAGGATATTCCTGTTAAAGGTAAAGATGAGTGGAAAAGCTTTACCAGCTCTTTTCTTGACGAAGGCTTTCTGATTAGTTTTCTAACTCCTGATGAATATTTTGCTTTTGTGGGAGGCTTGCACAAAATGTCTCCGGCTGACATTAGTCTGGCGCTGCAGCGGTTTGTAAATATATTTAACGATGAGGTGCTCGGCAAGAAGAAATATATCAGAGACCTTTCTAAAGGGAATCAGAAGAAGGTAGGCATTGCCTCAGCGTTTCTGGGTAATCCTGAAATTATTATTCTTGATGAACCTTTTGCCAACCTAGACCCCAGCACTCAAATAAAGCTCAAAAAGCTACTCATAGAATACCGAAATGATCACCCGGTAACCTACCTGATATCTAGTCATGATCTTACTCATGTTACTGAGGTGTGTGATAGAATTATTGTTTTAGAAAAAGGAGAGGTGATAAAAGATCTTAACACGTCACCTTCTACCCTTACAGAGCTGCAAGAGTATTTTAATAATGGATAG
- a CDS encoding DUF5687 family protein, giving the protein MFKWIINHQSKKIRRSPSWGKNQMLTVISFLVGIVAVLYMMGVGYLMDRIIMIMFPGEPVIETYAGFVLFYFTSELIMRFYLQEIPALEVQPYRVLPVKRSHLIHYLLIRSAITLFNLVPLFLVVPFAFKQVLPAYGWGLTFSWLLSISLLSLLCSFGIVYLKKTIFKSSWVMLIFVGLVLSIFALDYYHIYDFKAVSANLFMLSLQSYVLPVIIFLLLVALYILCFHTFINAFYAEQMQEKRDDSKWFNFNPHFKNELITLELRLILRNKRPRSMLVMSLFFILYGFLFYTKENYMDGYAMLIFVGIFITGGFMINYGQFSFSWESGYFDTFLTKNISYRQIIENKLKLFDYGCLIGFLLSLPYGFFGAKIILIHIAALLFNMGVNSFFILYFTGKKPKRIDLSKSSMFNYEGTGLAQFLLAVPCFITPLLGYMLFYILGMPVWGVVLVAFQGVLGIMFRQKLIDVLVKRFNNYKYVIADSLRKE; this is encoded by the coding sequence ATGTTCAAATGGATTATTAATCATCAGTCCAAAAAGATACGAAGGTCACCCTCGTGGGGTAAAAACCAGATGCTTACAGTAATATCCTTTTTGGTAGGGATAGTGGCTGTTTTATACATGATGGGCGTTGGCTATTTAATGGACCGCATCATTATGATTATGTTTCCTGGTGAGCCAGTGATAGAAACGTATGCCGGCTTCGTGCTATTTTACTTTACTTCAGAGCTGATTATGAGGTTCTATTTACAGGAAATACCCGCTTTAGAAGTGCAGCCTTATAGAGTGCTCCCTGTTAAAAGAAGCCATTTGATTCATTATTTGTTGATACGGTCGGCCATTACATTATTTAATTTGGTGCCTCTGTTTTTGGTAGTGCCTTTTGCCTTTAAGCAAGTGCTGCCTGCCTATGGATGGGGACTTACTTTTAGTTGGTTGCTATCTATTAGCTTGTTGTCGCTATTGTGCAGCTTTGGCATTGTTTATCTAAAGAAAACCATTTTTAAGAGCTCTTGGGTAATGCTGATTTTCGTGGGGCTGGTGCTGAGTATTTTTGCCTTAGATTACTATCATATTTATGATTTTAAAGCGGTTTCTGCTAACCTATTCATGTTATCGCTACAATCTTATGTATTGCCTGTTATCATCTTTCTGTTATTGGTGGCGCTGTACATTTTATGTTTTCATACTTTCATAAATGCGTTCTATGCTGAGCAAATGCAGGAAAAGAGGGACGACAGCAAATGGTTTAACTTCAATCCTCATTTTAAAAATGAGCTTATCACTCTGGAGCTAAGGCTGATTTTAAGGAACAAAAGGCCAAGGTCTATGCTGGTTATGTCTTTGTTTTTTATTTTATATGGCTTCCTTTTTTACACTAAAGAAAACTATATGGATGGTTATGCCATGCTCATTTTTGTTGGTATTTTCATCACTGGTGGGTTTATGATTAACTATGGTCAGTTTAGTTTTAGTTGGGAAAGTGGCTATTTTGATACTTTTCTTACCAAAAACATTAGCTATAGACAGATTATTGAAAATAAGCTCAAGCTGTTTGATTATGGATGTCTCATAGGGTTTCTGCTATCATTACCATATGGTTTTTTTGGGGCTAAAATTATCCTTATTCATATTGCAGCATTGTTGTTTAATATGGGGGTGAATTCATTCTTTATCCTTTATTTCACAGGGAAAAAGCCAAAAAGGATAGATTTGTCTAAGTCAAGTATGTTTAATTATGAGGGCACAGGCCTGGCTCAATTTCTATTAGCAGTTCCTTGCTTTATTACTCCTTTGCTGGGTTATATGCTATTTTATATTTTAGGTATGCCGGTATGGGGTGTGGTATTGGTGGCTTTTCAAGGGGTGCTAGGGATTATGTTTCGCCAGAAGCTGATAGATGTGTTAGTGAAGCGGTTTAATAATTATAAGTACGTAATAGCAGATTCACTAAGGAAGGAATAA
- a CDS encoding M2 family metallopeptidase, with translation MKKTFTAFLVPLLLMWGCNNANKEDSTSQNSEVQAFLDEYNARYLKLYYQSSLAEWASNTHIVEGDTMNAYQTRLANEALASFTGSQEVIEKTRKFLENKNSLDTLQVKQLEAILYSAANNPATAKETVKRRIKAEALQTERLFGFDFKIGDKSVSTNDIDNILKSENDLLLREAAWDASKEVGKELKAGLDSLRRLRNETVQALGYQDYFSYQVSDYGMTVDEMMALNRQLIEEVWPLYRELHTYVRYELAKKYGVTTVPEMIPAHWLPNRWGQDWSPIIDVEGIDLDATLEEKGAEWLVKQAESFYVSLGFDPLPKSFYDSSSLYPAPADAGYKKNNHASAWHMDLKKDVRSLMSVIPNAEWYETTHHELGHIYYYMSYSTPEVPPLLRGGANRAFHEAVGSMMGLAATQKPFLTELELIPANVETDETRTLLKEALSHIIFIPFSSGVMTHFEHDLYLNNLPEDQFNAKWWEYKKTFQGIVPPTPRGEEFADATSKTHINNDAAQYYDYALSHALLFQIHSHIAKNILHQDPRSTNYFGSKATGEFLHNMLKTGATEDWRKLLKDATGEDINAKAMLEYFQPLMKYLKEVNKGREYTLPVRPIFN, from the coding sequence ATGAAAAAAACATTTACAGCCTTTTTGGTACCCCTATTACTTATGTGGGGATGTAATAATGCCAATAAAGAAGATAGCACCTCACAAAATTCAGAGGTGCAGGCTTTCCTTGATGAGTACAATGCCAGGTACTTGAAACTATACTATCAATCATCTCTGGCCGAGTGGGCCTCTAACACCCATATTGTAGAAGGTGATACGATGAATGCTTATCAAACACGATTGGCTAACGAAGCCTTAGCATCATTTACGGGTAGTCAGGAGGTAATTGAAAAAACCAGGAAGTTTCTTGAAAATAAAAATTCACTTGACACACTTCAAGTCAAACAGTTAGAGGCCATATTATACTCTGCAGCTAATAATCCTGCTACCGCAAAAGAAACAGTAAAAAGAAGAATTAAGGCCGAAGCTCTACAAACAGAACGGTTGTTTGGCTTTGATTTTAAAATAGGAGATAAGTCAGTTTCTACTAATGATATTGACAATATTCTTAAAAGCGAAAATGATCTACTACTAAGAGAGGCTGCTTGGGATGCCAGCAAAGAAGTAGGCAAAGAGCTAAAAGCAGGCTTAGATTCTTTAAGAAGACTCAGAAATGAAACTGTGCAGGCACTGGGCTACCAGGATTACTTCTCTTACCAGGTTTCTGACTATGGCATGACTGTAGACGAGATGATGGCACTCAACAGACAGCTTATAGAAGAGGTATGGCCGCTATACCGAGAGTTGCATACTTATGTACGTTATGAACTGGCTAAAAAATATGGCGTAACTACCGTTCCGGAAATGATTCCTGCTCACTGGCTCCCTAACCGATGGGGACAAGATTGGTCACCAATCATTGATGTAGAGGGAATAGATTTAGATGCTACCTTAGAAGAAAAAGGGGCAGAATGGCTGGTTAAACAAGCGGAAAGCTTTTATGTAAGCCTGGGCTTTGACCCTCTTCCTAAAAGTTTTTATGACAGTTCCAGCTTATATCCCGCTCCTGCAGATGCTGGTTACAAAAAGAACAATCACGCCTCTGCCTGGCATATGGATCTTAAAAAAGATGTGAGAAGCTTAATGAGCGTTATTCCTAATGCAGAATGGTATGAAACCACTCATCATGAGCTTGGCCATATTTACTATTATATGTCATACTCTACTCCAGAAGTGCCTCCATTATTGAGAGGTGGAGCTAACCGTGCTTTTCATGAGGCTGTGGGGAGCATGATGGGGTTAGCCGCTACACAAAAGCCATTTCTCACTGAGCTAGAGCTTATACCTGCTAATGTGGAGACTGATGAAACCAGAACATTATTAAAAGAGGCGCTGAGCCATATTATATTTATCCCTTTTTCTTCTGGAGTAATGACACATTTCGAACATGATCTTTACCTCAATAACTTACCAGAAGACCAGTTTAATGCCAAATGGTGGGAGTACAAGAAGACATTTCAAGGTATAGTACCACCTACTCCTCGTGGTGAAGAGTTTGCTGATGCCACCTCTAAAACGCATATTAATAATGATGCCGCACAGTATTATGACTATGCCTTATCACACGCATTATTATTTCAGATTCATAGCCATATAGCTAAAAATATACTTCATCAGGATCCGAGATCTACTAACTATTTTGGAAGCAAAGCTACAGGCGAATTTCTGCATAATATGCTCAAAACAGGAGCTACTGAAGACTGGCGTAAGCTATTAAAAGATGCTACCGGAGAAGACATCAATGCTAAAGCTATGCTGGAGTACTTTCAGCCACTAATGAAGTATTTAAAAGAAGTAAATAAAGGGAGAGAATATACCTTACCGGTAAGACCCATCTTTAATTAA
- a CDS encoding response regulator codes for MKSKRILIIHQDEETRREMHSILSHFDFDLMYATDGLHGLYAAKENQPDLIITDIDIAVLNGLDMVDMLRNEESTKDISIICLHGEMDLNYIRSARELEASAFLIKPYLDNSLIYAVKKSLGETDLKVNKERRPLRYEECRAQQLAFINYA; via the coding sequence ATGAAAAGTAAACGTATTCTGATTATCCATCAAGATGAAGAAACAAGGAGAGAAATGCATAGCATACTTTCCCATTTTGATTTTGACCTTATGTATGCTACAGATGGCCTTCATGGCTTATATGCGGCAAAAGAGAATCAGCCTGATTTGATTATCACTGATATTGATATAGCTGTGCTTAACGGCCTTGATATGGTGGATATGCTCAGAAATGAGGAATCAACTAAAGATATAAGTATAATATGCCTGCACGGGGAAATGGATCTGAATTATATTCGTTCAGCCAGAGAACTGGAGGCAAGTGCCTTTTTAATAAAACCATATTTGGATAACTCTCTCATATATGCCGTAAAAAAGTCTTTGGGAGAGACGGATCTGAAGGTTAATAAAGAAAGAAGGCCTTTGAGATATGAAGAATGCAGAGCTCAGCAATTAGCGTTTATAAACTACGCCTGA
- a CDS encoding response regulator transcription factor, with translation MKVYIADDQTLFRKGMARLVKSFPGILEVKEAENGKELLDLVKENPPNVILMDLEMPVMDGIEATEKVISRYPDIKVIILSMHDSQQHIFYLMEVGAHAFLLKNAEPEEVEEAINSVIEKDFYQNQLVVDALRKGARDRKKAESRPIFNHTLSLTEREKEILLLICRELTMKEIGEKLSLSEKTIHNHRARIMDKTGVRNTVGLVKYAYESGLLD, from the coding sequence ATGAAAGTATACATAGCAGATGATCAAACCCTTTTTAGAAAGGGCATGGCTAGATTAGTAAAATCCTTTCCGGGGATTTTAGAGGTGAAAGAAGCTGAAAATGGAAAAGAATTACTGGATTTGGTAAAGGAGAACCCTCCTAATGTGATTCTCATGGATTTGGAAATGCCTGTAATGGATGGCATAGAAGCCACGGAGAAAGTCATAAGTCGCTATCCTGACATAAAAGTGATAATACTTTCAATGCATGATAGCCAACAACATATATTTTACCTGATGGAGGTAGGGGCTCATGCCTTCTTACTAAAAAATGCTGAGCCAGAAGAGGTAGAAGAAGCCATAAATTCGGTAATAGAAAAAGATTTTTATCAAAACCAGCTGGTGGTAGATGCTTTAAGAAAAGGTGCCAGAGATAGGAAAAAGGCAGAATCAAGGCCGATTTTTAATCATACACTCTCCCTTACAGAACGCGAAAAGGAAATACTTTTGCTCATATGCCGGGAGCTTACTATGAAGGAAATAGGAGAGAAATTATCTCTTTCAGAAAAGACCATTCATAATCACCGAGCCAGGATTATGGACAAAACAGGTGTGCGAAATACCGTAGGTCTCGTAAAATATGCGTATGAAAGTGGTCTGCTAGACTAA